From a region of the Bombus terrestris chromosome 8, iyBomTerr1.2, whole genome shotgun sequence genome:
- the LOC100647186 gene encoding ras-specific guanine nucleotide-releasing factor 1 isoform X3, whose translation MLSPKMQRTVRVNDSQLIMLSEKAHYDHSFTGYLHKRTADSAKWQLRWFVLYQNLLFYYENESCSRPSGVVLLEGCYCDRLITAKGKEPDKQHCFAISYRRENQRSYELKAATESDCKTWIEAIREASFNRLLLQKEELEQKHLHLLQIVESEKTAKWQYTQQCEELASEIKKLRGELCALKKELRPVASSYTGRPGVQRTMSQGTGSLYISGSSFGYEAHGSGISAFGLRDISEGSIEMQKIKKVQSFFRGWLCRRRWKQIVEQYIKSPHAESMRKRNSLVFQMVEAEEEYTEQMEILVSCFLRPFKMAASSKKPPCSHEDVNSIFLNSETVLFLHQIFLKGLTSRMESWPTLVLGDLFDMLLPMLSIYQEYVRNHHYSLQVLTECKQSSPSFAALLTRLENKTACGGRSLETFLTYPMHQIPRYIITLHELLAHTPYDHVERKSLQNARQQLEYLSRQMHDEVSETENLRKNLAVERMIVEGCDILLDVNQVFVRQGTLIQIIDKPKGARSRLSATFGGKGGGDKEAVRQCFLFSNHLLLTTRQSDDDGRLNLVPQIGKIPLSDAVLVEDPNDQSTADDDELSVCSMSSGISESSGSGSGSASSQLQNRDFKIILDLKSGGSQITVHLVAPTIQEKAAWISDISQCMDNVQFNDLVRGSLSDTSSVTMPQSIRNDPKLFKDDVDIRFSRTLNSCKVPQIRSATPERLLQRLTDLRFLSIDFLNTFLLTYRVFTNGVTVLEALKKVFYEAEPPDAEMPTGSLVSLDVLGGNAADSQLHVDDRRRSSVSPRRTSGASSVSGYGSEISDSREAKSHGSCDSSSGGYTLNSKGYWRSGGYKKVDEEQQLGLISEAPSIIKRSPTIQSSTASIGSQSPATPRKISIRVDKEKKEEDDGCHLTIPKVIGVSSSSETLTDNTVISAPSSPSNLSSVTLVGSTGSGSGSGSDRSPQDGVTYSRGVSEETDTPVATDPPKGEEQFVYEDAESETSKRAKEETPTKTPTTPKATAIETTENEASKHEKEIQPAKEGESSSPSAQPPSPQQNQLNQQRQHLHHNEHRASIASAPAATARSSSISTITGNYWMSRRSIQEIEMSSQQGNFQHDQVSSKAGVVITSFRQSHRSVGPVPIWSSTSTAATAFAIATSASSNPPDKGIDGNNRSGSCRDKNRRKESVMSTAATMRVLNVLRHWVSKHAQDFESDQTLKNLTIEFLEDIMYCSNLLPAEHKAASQLLRLITKEEPESNKVDLKKLLASPTVQTKESIETLSALEIAEQMTYLDHKIFVSISSEEFLGQAWMKTDKATRAPHILLMTKRFNEVSQLVVSEIIRRSNMSARVAAIEKWAAVADISRVLHNYNGVLQICAAFTNSSVFRLKKTWEKVSKTTKQTIERLQNIVSSDGRFRNLRDALHRCDPPCIPYLGLYLTDLSFIEEGTPTMTEDGLLNFSKMRMIAHVIREIRHFQQTPYKIELITKVTNYLLDPSLMLNEKDLYRMSLEIEPRTSRLSSSTLINLPPSVSHTSTK comes from the exons CACTGTTTCGCGATATCCTATAGAAGGGAGAATCAACGATCATACGAGCTAAAAGCGGCTACAGAGTCAGACTGCAAAACGTGGATCGAAGCTATACGAGAAGCTAG TTTCAACAGATTGCTGTTGCAAAAGGAGGAGCTCGAGCAGAAGCATTTGCACCTGTTGCAGATTGTCGAGTCCGAGAAGACGGCCAAGTGGCAGTACACACAGCAATGCGAGGAGCTCGCATCAGAAATAAAGAAGCTCCGAGGGGAA CTGTGCGCCCTGAAGAAAGAGTTAAGGCCTGTAGCTTCGTCGTATACAGGAAGACCGGGAGTTCAAAGGACCATGTCCCAAGGCACTGGCAGTTTATACATATCGGGATCCTCTTTTGGATACGAGGCGCATGGTTCGGGAATTTCAGCGTTTGGATTACGAGATATCAGCGAAGGCTCGATCGAGAtgcagaaaattaaaaaggttCAAAGCTTCTTCAGGGGTTGGCTGTGCCGCAGGCGTTGGAAGCAGATCGTCGAGCAGTACATTAAAAGCCCTCATGCTGAGAGTATGCGTAAGCGGAACAG CTTAGTGTTTCAAATGGTGGAAGCCGAAGAAGAATATACGGAACAGATGGAGATATTAGTGAGCTGTTTCTTGAGGCCTTTTAAGATGGCTGCCAGTTCAAAGAAACCCCCTTGTAGTCACGAGGATGTGAATAGCATATTTTTGAATAGCGAAACAGTGTTGTTCCTTCATCAGATCTTCCTGAAGGGTCTCACTTCTCGTATGGAGAGCTGGCCCACTTTAGTTTTAG GCGATTTGTTCGACATGTTACTACCAATGTTGTCAATTTATCAAGAATACGTCAGGAACCACCATTACAGTCTTCAAGTGTTGACTGAATGCAAGCAATCATCACCTTCGTTCGCTGCATTGCTCACTAGATTGGAGAACAAGACTGCTTGCGGAGGACGTTCACTGGAGACCTTTTTAACGTATCCTATGCATCAG ATTCCAAGATACATTATTACGCTGCACGAATTATTGGCTCACACTCCTTACGATCACGTTGAACGAAAAAGTTTACAAAATGCGAGGCAACAATTGGAATATTTATCGAGACAAATGCACGACGAG GTCAGTGAAACAGAAAATTTGCGAAAAAACTTGGCCGTGGAACGAATGATCGTAGAGGGTTGCGATATTTTACTCGACGTCAATCAAGTGTTCGTCAGACAGG GTACGCTCATCCAAATCATAGATAAACCAAAAGGAGCTCGAAGTAGATTGAGCGCGACGTTTGGAGGCAAAGGTGGCGGCGATAAGGAAGCAGTCAGACAGTGCTTTCTCTTTTCCAATCATTTGTTACTAACGACGCGTCAATCGGACGACGATGGTCGTTTGAATCTTGTCCCACAAATAGGAAAAATACCTCTTTCCGATGCGGTGTTAGTGGAGGACCCTAACGACCAGAGTACCGCAGATGACGATG AACTGTCAGTATGTTCGATGTCCAGCGGCATCAGCGAGAGCAGCGGAAGTGGTAGCGGAAGTGCCAGTAGCCAATTGCAGAACCGTGACTTCAAAATCATACTCGACTTAAAATCTGGCGGATCTCAAATTACAGTACACCTCGTAGCTCCTACTATTCAG GAGAAAGCTGCTTGGATAAGCGATATCAGCCAGTGTATGGACAACGTTCAGTTCAACGATTTAGTTCGAGGCTCGTTGTCGGACACTAGTTCCGTCACGATGCCTCAATCCATCAGGAACGATCCAAAGCTGTTCAAGGACGACGTAGATATCAGATTCAGTAGGACCTTAAATTCCTGCAAGGTGCCGCAAATTCGATCAGCCACTCCCGAACGACTACTTCAACGTCTGACGGATCTCAGATTTCTCAGTATAGATTTCCTCAATACGTTTTTGTTAACGTATCGAGTATTCACCAATGGCGTTACTGTACTGGAAGCTCTGAAGAAAGTGTTTTACGAGGCTGAGCCACCTGATGCCGAGATGCCTACTGGCTCCCTGGT ATCCTTAGACGTATTGGGTGGAAACGCAGCGGACTCGCAATTGCACGTGGACGATAGAAGACGAAGCAGCGTTTCACCACGAAGAACCAGCGGGGCTAGTTCAGTTTCTG GATACGGATCGGAAATAAGCGACAGCCGCGAAGCGAAGAGTCACGGTTCCTGTGACTCTAGCAGCGGCGGATACACGCTCAATTCAAAGGGATATTGGCGCAGTGGCGGATATAAAAAGg tgGACGAAGAGCAGCAACTAGGTTTGATTTCCGAAGCCCCTTCAATTATAAAGCGAAGTCCTACCATTCAATCGTCCACTGCGTCCATTGGTTCTCAATCTCCTGCAACACCACGAAAAATCAGCATTCGCGTggacaaagaaaagaaagaagaagatgatGGCTGTCATTTAACGATACCGAAGGTCATTGGTGTTTCGTCCAGCTCTGAGACACTCACGG ATAATACGGTAATAAGCGCACCTTCCTCTCCGAGCAACCTGAGTTCCGTTACGTTGGTTGGGTCAACTGGTTCAGGGTCAGGATCAGGATCGGATCGAAGTCCACAGGATGGGGTTACTTATTCGCGTGGCGTCTCCGAAGAAACGGATACACCTGTGGCAACGGATCCGCCAAAAGGGG AGGAACAGTTCGTCTATGAGGATGCCGAGTCTGAAACATCGAAACGAGCGAAAGAGGAGACACCAACGAAAACTCCTACAACGCCAAAGGCGACAGCCATCGAAACAACCGAGAACGAAGCAAGCAAACACGAGAAAGAGATACAGCCCGCGAAAGAAGGCGAAAGTAGCAGTCCATCGGCTCAGCCGCCGTCTCCTCAACAAAATCAGCTTAATCAACAGAGGCAGCATCTACATCATAACGAACATAGAGCGTCCATCGCCTCTGCTCCTGCGGCTACCGCAAGAAGTAGCTCGATTTCTACTATAACTGGA AATTATTGGATGAGCAGGCGATCGATTCAAGAAATCGAAATGTCTTCCCAACAAGGCAACTTCCAACATGACCAGGTTTCCAGCAAAGCTGGAGTAGTGATTACCAGCTTTCGGCAGAGTCATCGAAG CGTTGGACCTGTACCTATCTG GAGTAGTACCTCGACGGCTGCAACTGCATTCGCAATTGCAACATCTGCGTCGAGCAACCCCCCGGACAAAGGCATTGATGGAAATAATCGCAGTGGTTCTTGTCGAGACAAAAACAGACGCAAGGAGTCGGTCATGTCAACTGCAGCCACGATGCGAGTGTTAAACGTTTTGAGGCATTGGGTCTCGAAACACGCTCAAGACTTCGAGTCTGATCAGACGTTGAAAAATCTGACGATCGAATTTCTCGAGGATATCATGTACTGCTCGAATCTTCTCCCAGCCGAACACAAAGCCGCGAGCCAACTTCTTCGATTGATCACGAAAGAAGAGCCAGAGAGCAACAAAGTGGATCTGAAGAAGCTGTTGGCATCTCCCACT GTGCAAACGAAAGAAAGCATCGAGACGCTATCGGCGCTTGAAATCGCAGAGCAAATGACGTACTTGGATCACAAGATCTTCGTGTCTATTTCAAGCGA GGAATTTCTTGGACAAGCGTGGATGAAAACTGACAAGGCTACGCGCGCACCGCACATTCTCCTGATGACGAAGAGATTCAACGAAGTGTCGCAGTTGGTCGTCTCCGAGATTATCCGGCGTTCGAATATGTCAGCGAGAGTCGCAGCGATCGAGAAGTGGGCCGCTGTCGCGGATATCAGCAGGGTTTTGCACAATTACAACGGTGTGCTACAGATTTGCGCGGCTTTTACGAACAGCAGCGTGTTCAGATTGAAGAAGACTTGGGAAAAAGTTTCGAAAACG ACGAAGCAAACGATCGAGAGACTACAGAATATCGTGTCTTCGGACGGTCGCTTTAGAAATCTACGGGACGCTTTGCATCGATGCGATCCACCTTGCATTCCTTATTTAGGATTATATCTGACCGATCTTTCTTTCATAGAAGAGGGTACACCAACTATGACCGAAGATGGCCTTTTAAACTTTTCCAAAATGAGAATG ATTGCCCACGTGATTCGAGAGATACGACATTTCCAGCAGACACCCTACAAGATCGAACTGATAACGAAAGTTACGAATTATCTGCTGGACCCGTCGTTGATGCTAAACGAGAAGGATCTATACCGCATGTCCTTGGAGATCGAGCCAAGAACATCCAGGCTAAGTAGTTCAACCTTAATTAATCTGCCACCTTCTGTGAGCCATACATCCACAAAGTAA
- the LOC100647186 gene encoding ras-specific guanine nucleotide-releasing factor 1 isoform X4, whose product MLSPKMQRTVRVNDSQLIMLSEKAHYDHSFTGYLHKRTADSAKWQLRWFVLYQNLLFYYENESCSRPSGVVLLEGCYCDRLITAKGKEPDKQHCFAISYRRENQRSYELKAATESDCKTWIEAIREASFNRLLLQKEELEQKHLHLLQIVESEKTAKWQYTQQCEELASEIKKLRGELCALKKELRPVASSYTGRPGVQRTMSQGTGSLYISGSSFGYEAHGSGISAFGLRDISEGSIEMQKIKKVQSFFRGWLCRRRWKQIVEQYIKSPHAESMRKRNSLVFQMVEAEEEYTEQMEILVSCFLRPFKMAASSKKPPCSHEDVNSIFLNSETVLFLHQIFLKGLTSRMESWPTLVLGDLFDMLLPMLSIYQEYVRNHHYSLQVLTECKQSSPSFAALLTRLENKTACGGRSLETFLTYPMHQIPRYIITLHELLAHTPYDHVERKSLQNARQQLEYLSRQMHDEVSETENLRKNLAVERMIVEGCDILLDVNQVFVRQGTLIQIIDKPKGARSRLSATFGGKGGGDKEAVRQCFLFSNHLLLTTRQSDDDGRLNLVPQIGKIPLSDAVLVEDPNDQSTADDDVCSMSSGISESSGSGSGSASSQLQNRDFKIILDLKSGGSQITVHLVAPTIQEKAAWISDISQCMDNVQFNDLVRGSLSDTSSVTMPQSIRNDPKLFKDDVDIRFSRTLNSCKVPQIRSATPERLLQRLTDLRFLSIDFLNTFLLTYRVFTNGVTVLEALKKVFYEAEPPDAEMPTGSLVSLDVLGGNAADSQLHVDDRRRSSVSPRRTSGASSVSGYGSEISDSREAKSHGSCDSSSGGYTLNSKGYWRSGGYKKVDEEQQLGLISEAPSIIKRSPTIQSSTASIGSQSPATPRKISIRVDKEKKEEDDGCHLTIPKVIGVSSSSETLTDNTVISAPSSPSNLSSVTLVGSTGSGSGSGSDRSPQDGVTYSRGVSEETDTPVATDPPKGEEQFVYEDAESETSKRAKEETPTKTPTTPKATAIETTENEASKHEKEIQPAKEGESSSPSAQPPSPQQNQLNQQRQHLHHNEHRASIASAPAATARSSSISTITGNYWMSRRSIQEIEMSSQQGNFQHDQVSSKAGVVITSFRQSHRSVGPVPIWSSTSTAATAFAIATSASSNPPDKGIDGNNRSGSCRDKNRRKESVMSTAATMRVLNVLRHWVSKHAQDFESDQTLKNLTIEFLEDIMYCSNLLPAEHKAASQLLRLITKEEPESNKVDLKKLLASPTVQTKESIETLSALEIAEQMTYLDHKIFVSISSEEFLGQAWMKTDKATRAPHILLMTKRFNEVSQLVVSEIIRRSNMSARVAAIEKWAAVADISRVLHNYNGVLQICAAFTNSSVFRLKKTWEKVSKTTKQTIERLQNIVSSDGRFRNLRDALHRCDPPCIPYLGLYLTDLSFIEEGTPTMTEDGLLNFSKMRMIAHVIREIRHFQQTPYKIELITKVTNYLLDPSLMLNEKDLYRMSLEIEPRTSRLSSSTLINLPPSVSHTSTK is encoded by the exons CACTGTTTCGCGATATCCTATAGAAGGGAGAATCAACGATCATACGAGCTAAAAGCGGCTACAGAGTCAGACTGCAAAACGTGGATCGAAGCTATACGAGAAGCTAG TTTCAACAGATTGCTGTTGCAAAAGGAGGAGCTCGAGCAGAAGCATTTGCACCTGTTGCAGATTGTCGAGTCCGAGAAGACGGCCAAGTGGCAGTACACACAGCAATGCGAGGAGCTCGCATCAGAAATAAAGAAGCTCCGAGGGGAA CTGTGCGCCCTGAAGAAAGAGTTAAGGCCTGTAGCTTCGTCGTATACAGGAAGACCGGGAGTTCAAAGGACCATGTCCCAAGGCACTGGCAGTTTATACATATCGGGATCCTCTTTTGGATACGAGGCGCATGGTTCGGGAATTTCAGCGTTTGGATTACGAGATATCAGCGAAGGCTCGATCGAGAtgcagaaaattaaaaaggttCAAAGCTTCTTCAGGGGTTGGCTGTGCCGCAGGCGTTGGAAGCAGATCGTCGAGCAGTACATTAAAAGCCCTCATGCTGAGAGTATGCGTAAGCGGAACAG CTTAGTGTTTCAAATGGTGGAAGCCGAAGAAGAATATACGGAACAGATGGAGATATTAGTGAGCTGTTTCTTGAGGCCTTTTAAGATGGCTGCCAGTTCAAAGAAACCCCCTTGTAGTCACGAGGATGTGAATAGCATATTTTTGAATAGCGAAACAGTGTTGTTCCTTCATCAGATCTTCCTGAAGGGTCTCACTTCTCGTATGGAGAGCTGGCCCACTTTAGTTTTAG GCGATTTGTTCGACATGTTACTACCAATGTTGTCAATTTATCAAGAATACGTCAGGAACCACCATTACAGTCTTCAAGTGTTGACTGAATGCAAGCAATCATCACCTTCGTTCGCTGCATTGCTCACTAGATTGGAGAACAAGACTGCTTGCGGAGGACGTTCACTGGAGACCTTTTTAACGTATCCTATGCATCAG ATTCCAAGATACATTATTACGCTGCACGAATTATTGGCTCACACTCCTTACGATCACGTTGAACGAAAAAGTTTACAAAATGCGAGGCAACAATTGGAATATTTATCGAGACAAATGCACGACGAG GTCAGTGAAACAGAAAATTTGCGAAAAAACTTGGCCGTGGAACGAATGATCGTAGAGGGTTGCGATATTTTACTCGACGTCAATCAAGTGTTCGTCAGACAGG GTACGCTCATCCAAATCATAGATAAACCAAAAGGAGCTCGAAGTAGATTGAGCGCGACGTTTGGAGGCAAAGGTGGCGGCGATAAGGAAGCAGTCAGACAGTGCTTTCTCTTTTCCAATCATTTGTTACTAACGACGCGTCAATCGGACGACGATGGTCGTTTGAATCTTGTCCCACAAATAGGAAAAATACCTCTTTCCGATGCGGTGTTAGTGGAGGACCCTAACGACCAGAGTACCGCAGATGACGATG TATGTTCGATGTCCAGCGGCATCAGCGAGAGCAGCGGAAGTGGTAGCGGAAGTGCCAGTAGCCAATTGCAGAACCGTGACTTCAAAATCATACTCGACTTAAAATCTGGCGGATCTCAAATTACAGTACACCTCGTAGCTCCTACTATTCAG GAGAAAGCTGCTTGGATAAGCGATATCAGCCAGTGTATGGACAACGTTCAGTTCAACGATTTAGTTCGAGGCTCGTTGTCGGACACTAGTTCCGTCACGATGCCTCAATCCATCAGGAACGATCCAAAGCTGTTCAAGGACGACGTAGATATCAGATTCAGTAGGACCTTAAATTCCTGCAAGGTGCCGCAAATTCGATCAGCCACTCCCGAACGACTACTTCAACGTCTGACGGATCTCAGATTTCTCAGTATAGATTTCCTCAATACGTTTTTGTTAACGTATCGAGTATTCACCAATGGCGTTACTGTACTGGAAGCTCTGAAGAAAGTGTTTTACGAGGCTGAGCCACCTGATGCCGAGATGCCTACTGGCTCCCTGGT ATCCTTAGACGTATTGGGTGGAAACGCAGCGGACTCGCAATTGCACGTGGACGATAGAAGACGAAGCAGCGTTTCACCACGAAGAACCAGCGGGGCTAGTTCAGTTTCTG GATACGGATCGGAAATAAGCGACAGCCGCGAAGCGAAGAGTCACGGTTCCTGTGACTCTAGCAGCGGCGGATACACGCTCAATTCAAAGGGATATTGGCGCAGTGGCGGATATAAAAAGg tgGACGAAGAGCAGCAACTAGGTTTGATTTCCGAAGCCCCTTCAATTATAAAGCGAAGTCCTACCATTCAATCGTCCACTGCGTCCATTGGTTCTCAATCTCCTGCAACACCACGAAAAATCAGCATTCGCGTggacaaagaaaagaaagaagaagatgatGGCTGTCATTTAACGATACCGAAGGTCATTGGTGTTTCGTCCAGCTCTGAGACACTCACGG ATAATACGGTAATAAGCGCACCTTCCTCTCCGAGCAACCTGAGTTCCGTTACGTTGGTTGGGTCAACTGGTTCAGGGTCAGGATCAGGATCGGATCGAAGTCCACAGGATGGGGTTACTTATTCGCGTGGCGTCTCCGAAGAAACGGATACACCTGTGGCAACGGATCCGCCAAAAGGGG AGGAACAGTTCGTCTATGAGGATGCCGAGTCTGAAACATCGAAACGAGCGAAAGAGGAGACACCAACGAAAACTCCTACAACGCCAAAGGCGACAGCCATCGAAACAACCGAGAACGAAGCAAGCAAACACGAGAAAGAGATACAGCCCGCGAAAGAAGGCGAAAGTAGCAGTCCATCGGCTCAGCCGCCGTCTCCTCAACAAAATCAGCTTAATCAACAGAGGCAGCATCTACATCATAACGAACATAGAGCGTCCATCGCCTCTGCTCCTGCGGCTACCGCAAGAAGTAGCTCGATTTCTACTATAACTGGA AATTATTGGATGAGCAGGCGATCGATTCAAGAAATCGAAATGTCTTCCCAACAAGGCAACTTCCAACATGACCAGGTTTCCAGCAAAGCTGGAGTAGTGATTACCAGCTTTCGGCAGAGTCATCGAAG CGTTGGACCTGTACCTATCTG GAGTAGTACCTCGACGGCTGCAACTGCATTCGCAATTGCAACATCTGCGTCGAGCAACCCCCCGGACAAAGGCATTGATGGAAATAATCGCAGTGGTTCTTGTCGAGACAAAAACAGACGCAAGGAGTCGGTCATGTCAACTGCAGCCACGATGCGAGTGTTAAACGTTTTGAGGCATTGGGTCTCGAAACACGCTCAAGACTTCGAGTCTGATCAGACGTTGAAAAATCTGACGATCGAATTTCTCGAGGATATCATGTACTGCTCGAATCTTCTCCCAGCCGAACACAAAGCCGCGAGCCAACTTCTTCGATTGATCACGAAAGAAGAGCCAGAGAGCAACAAAGTGGATCTGAAGAAGCTGTTGGCATCTCCCACT GTGCAAACGAAAGAAAGCATCGAGACGCTATCGGCGCTTGAAATCGCAGAGCAAATGACGTACTTGGATCACAAGATCTTCGTGTCTATTTCAAGCGA GGAATTTCTTGGACAAGCGTGGATGAAAACTGACAAGGCTACGCGCGCACCGCACATTCTCCTGATGACGAAGAGATTCAACGAAGTGTCGCAGTTGGTCGTCTCCGAGATTATCCGGCGTTCGAATATGTCAGCGAGAGTCGCAGCGATCGAGAAGTGGGCCGCTGTCGCGGATATCAGCAGGGTTTTGCACAATTACAACGGTGTGCTACAGATTTGCGCGGCTTTTACGAACAGCAGCGTGTTCAGATTGAAGAAGACTTGGGAAAAAGTTTCGAAAACG ACGAAGCAAACGATCGAGAGACTACAGAATATCGTGTCTTCGGACGGTCGCTTTAGAAATCTACGGGACGCTTTGCATCGATGCGATCCACCTTGCATTCCTTATTTAGGATTATATCTGACCGATCTTTCTTTCATAGAAGAGGGTACACCAACTATGACCGAAGATGGCCTTTTAAACTTTTCCAAAATGAGAATG ATTGCCCACGTGATTCGAGAGATACGACATTTCCAGCAGACACCCTACAAGATCGAACTGATAACGAAAGTTACGAATTATCTGCTGGACCCGTCGTTGATGCTAAACGAGAAGGATCTATACCGCATGTCCTTGGAGATCGAGCCAAGAACATCCAGGCTAAGTAGTTCAACCTTAATTAATCTGCCACCTTCTGTGAGCCATACATCCACAAAGTAA